A genomic stretch from Caldalkalibacillus salinus includes:
- a CDS encoding YtxH domain-containing protein, with amino-acid sequence MAENNNNNNNMNGKDFVIGALVGGIIGAGAALLLTPKSGRDLRVDISDGYQTASQKTKEIAKNVGEKSEYFTGRVKEVAGHVKEDFDKFKTNLQDSEEEVTEETVAEESQEQVAASIDDESTTLSSYSSLSDTQEDVQEDQQESDHLHSAAKEKSLSDFRFSGNRFSNDV; translated from the coding sequence ATGGCTGAAAATAACAACAATAATAACAATATGAATGGGAAGGATTTTGTCATTGGCGCTTTAGTAGGTGGTATTATTGGGGCAGGTGCGGCACTACTACTAACACCTAAGTCTGGTCGCGACTTGAGAGTTGACATTTCAGACGGTTACCAAACGGCGTCTCAGAAAACGAAAGAGATTGCTAAGAACGTCGGTGAAAAGTCTGAGTATTTTACAGGCAGAGTGAAAGAGGTTGCAGGTCATGTCAAAGAGGACTTCGATAAATTTAAAACAAATCTTCAAGATTCAGAAGAAGAGGTGACAGAGGAAACGGTGGCTGAAGAAAGCCAAGAGCAAGTAGCAGCTTCCATTGATGATGAGTCTACCACATTGAGTAGCTATTCATCGTTGTCTGATACCCAAGAAGATGTGCAGGAAGACCAACAGGAAAGCGATCATCTCCATAGTGCTGCTAAGGAAAAGTCACTAAGCGATTTCCGCTTTTCTGGAAATAGATTCTCCAATGACGTTTAA
- a CDS encoding aminopeptidase produces MRDPRIQELAYNLIRYSCQLREGEKVLIENFGFEKSFVNALVEEAYAVGALPFVNIQDYEVNRQLIKGATADQLKLMAEVDTKRMSEMDAYIGIRGGYNATEYADIPAEQMTLYAVHYNHPVHSKVRVPQTKWVVLRYPTSSMAQLAGQSTEQFEDFYFDVCNLDYAKMSTAMDALVDLLNRTDKVRITGPGTDLTFSVLDIPSVKCAGEHNIPDGEVFTAPVKDSVNGTLTYNTPSPYQGFTFENVQLTFKDGKIVEATANDTDRIQKIFDTDEGARYIGEFAIGVNPYILHPMKDILFDEKIAGSFHFTPGQCYDDAPNGNQSSIHWDMVCIQRPEYGGGEMYFDDVLIRKDGLFVVDELKPLNPEALK; encoded by the coding sequence ATGCGAGATCCACGTATTCAAGAATTGGCTTACAATCTTATTCGATATTCATGTCAGCTTCGTGAGGGTGAAAAAGTACTGATAGAGAATTTTGGATTTGAAAAATCATTCGTTAATGCCCTTGTAGAGGAAGCTTACGCTGTAGGTGCGCTCCCCTTCGTTAACATTCAAGATTATGAAGTAAACAGACAGCTGATAAAGGGAGCCACAGCCGATCAACTTAAATTGATGGCAGAGGTAGACACCAAGCGTATGAGTGAAATGGATGCGTATATTGGGATCAGAGGAGGATATAATGCGACTGAATATGCGGATATCCCAGCGGAACAAATGACATTATACGCTGTTCATTATAATCATCCGGTACATAGCAAAGTCCGTGTCCCACAAACAAAATGGGTTGTATTACGCTATCCCACATCATCCATGGCCCAACTAGCTGGACAAAGTACAGAGCAATTTGAAGATTTTTATTTTGATGTTTGTAACCTGGACTATGCCAAAATGTCTACGGCAATGGATGCCCTTGTCGACTTGTTAAATCGTACTGACAAGGTCCGTATCACAGGGCCTGGAACAGATCTCACTTTTTCAGTACTTGATATACCGTCGGTAAAGTGTGCAGGCGAGCATAACATACCGGACGGAGAGGTTTTCACTGCCCCCGTCAAGGATTCAGTTAACGGTACACTGACTTATAACACACCTTCTCCCTATCAAGGGTTCACCTTTGAAAATGTACAATTGACATTCAAGGACGGCAAAATTGTAGAGGCCACCGCCAACGATACGGACCGTATTCAAAAAATTTTCGACACTGATGAAGGAGCGCGATATATTGGGGAGTTTGCCATCGGGGTAAACCCATATATTTTACATCCAATGAAAGACATCTTGTTCGATGAAAAAATCGCCGGAAGCTTTCATTTTACACCGGGACAGTGCTATGATGATGCACCGAACGGTAACCAGTCCTCTATTCATTGGGATATGGTCTGCATTCAGCGACCAGAATATGGTGGCGGCGAGATGTATTTTGACGATGTCCTTATACGTAAGGACGGACTGTTCGTTGTTGATGAACTAAAGCCACTCAACCCTGAGGCTTTAAAATAA
- a CDS encoding DUF948 domain-containing protein yields the protein MDNMIEISVAVIAGAFILLVIYVIATLRSVRRSLHHLDKSIIHMQQQVDQVSKETTELMKNSNRLAVDLQRKSKTMDTLFHSLGDASQVIQQMTTSLKQVSSSLTNNVQKTVDGTNKHQDRINDVVKYSSLALKFWQAWQARRESEQHRKDITSQTERESIKRRS from the coding sequence ATGGACAACATGATCGAAATAAGTGTAGCTGTTATTGCTGGTGCCTTTATCCTTTTAGTTATTTATGTCATTGCGACACTAAGGTCCGTACGACGGTCACTTCACCACTTAGACAAGTCAATCATACATATGCAACAACAAGTGGATCAAGTCAGCAAGGAAACCACCGAATTAATGAAAAACAGTAATCGTTTGGCTGTTGATTTACAACGCAAATCAAAGACCATGGATACGCTTTTTCATTCCCTAGGTGACGCCAGCCAAGTGATTCAACAAATGACCACCTCATTAAAGCAGGTTTCGTCCTCTTTAACGAACAATGTTCAAAAAACAGTTGATGGAACGAACAAACATCAAGATCGTATTAATGACGTCGTGAAGTATAGTTCATTAGCCCTTAAATTTTGGCAAGCGTGGCAAGCACGGAGAGAGAGTGAACAGCATAGAAAAGATATTACATCTCAAACAGAGAGAGAGTCAATAAAAAGGAGGAGTTAA
- a CDS encoding cell division protein FtsA: MSEEQTNNIFALDIGTRSVVGIILQQHGDRYSVVDYVFREHRERSMVDGQIHDVLAVAAVIQQVKEALEVNHGPLKKVAVAAAGRSLRTKRSEVAKEIAGRPLLTRSDIVAMELEAVQLSQQELAEELGDEEQTNYYCVGYSVIQYLLDGEQIGNLIDQRGKQAGVEVISTFLPRVVVDSLISALKRAGLELKALTLEPIAAINVLIPSTMRRLNIALVDIGAGTSDIAITSEGAITAYGMVPTAGDEITETISQDYLLDFSIAEEIKRQLFSSEQVEFNDVLGFEQLLPSKQVINTIQPAVQKLAQSISEEIMNLNGRTPQAVMLIGGGALTPTLDTWIAEIIGLPQNRVGIRGLQINQQVDFEVEVDQDFDGPESVTPIGIAIAAEQHPVKYLSVTVNQNTVRLFDLQRLTLGDAILAAGLNVKKLHGKPGNEINIVANGKELNVPGTHGFPPTVYCNGEEVDLDSPLHEGDDIEIIPGEDGIDATVTVEDIIVTPEPLEVFVNENSFSFPPKIIVNGQAVHKDRLLEDRDKVTVTLPTTVQELFEELDLDVNMFRSKIIHYLLNEEEKRLEFKQADIFLNGQIASLRSPVQSLDRIQIQETGPAVIRIKDIVPEGWDNPNQVRVVFNDHKVIMDETPYTAFKNGVATTLEEVLEDGDNIEFKEKKDTTLLFNDIFRYVDFDPQQADKSKRMIITVNGEVASFDTPIRDGDHLKIEWH; the protein is encoded by the coding sequence ATGAGTGAGGAACAAACCAATAACATATTCGCTTTAGATATCGGTACCCGTAGTGTTGTCGGCATCATTCTGCAACAACATGGTGATCGTTATAGTGTCGTAGATTATGTATTCCGGGAGCACAGAGAACGTTCAATGGTTGACGGACAGATTCACGATGTCTTGGCTGTGGCTGCCGTCATACAACAAGTCAAAGAAGCGCTTGAAGTCAACCACGGCCCTCTCAAAAAAGTAGCAGTGGCTGCAGCTGGTCGCTCTTTAAGAACAAAGCGTTCCGAAGTGGCGAAAGAAATTGCTGGCCGTCCATTACTGACAAGGTCAGATATTGTGGCCATGGAGCTTGAAGCGGTACAACTTTCGCAACAAGAACTCGCTGAAGAGCTCGGAGATGAGGAACAAACAAATTATTATTGTGTGGGTTATTCAGTGATACAGTATCTTCTTGACGGAGAGCAGATCGGTAACCTGATTGACCAACGTGGTAAGCAAGCTGGTGTAGAAGTCATTTCTACGTTCCTACCACGCGTCGTGGTTGACTCATTGATCTCAGCGTTAAAACGGGCAGGTCTGGAATTGAAAGCATTGACCTTAGAACCGATCGCAGCCATTAATGTACTCATTCCTTCTACTATGAGAAGATTAAATATTGCTCTCGTTGATATCGGCGCAGGTACATCCGATATCGCTATTACATCAGAAGGTGCCATTACGGCTTACGGTATGGTACCAACAGCAGGGGACGAAATTACAGAAACGATATCCCAAGATTATTTACTAGATTTCTCGATTGCCGAAGAAATTAAAAGACAGCTCTTCTCGTCAGAGCAGGTTGAATTCAATGATGTCTTAGGTTTCGAGCAATTATTACCATCAAAGCAAGTCATTAATACGATTCAACCAGCCGTACAAAAACTGGCCCAAAGTATATCGGAAGAAATCATGAATTTAAATGGTCGCACACCTCAAGCGGTCATGCTGATTGGTGGCGGTGCGCTCACGCCGACTTTGGATACTTGGATTGCAGAAATTATTGGATTGCCTCAAAACAGAGTGGGTATTCGCGGTCTTCAAATCAATCAACAAGTGGATTTCGAAGTTGAAGTGGACCAAGATTTTGATGGTCCAGAATCGGTAACACCAATCGGGATTGCCATCGCTGCCGAGCAGCACCCAGTCAAATATCTATCCGTCACTGTAAATCAAAATACGGTTCGCTTATTTGATTTACAACGTTTGACGCTTGGTGACGCGATCCTCGCTGCAGGCCTTAACGTAAAGAAACTACACGGTAAACCAGGAAATGAAATCAATATTGTAGCGAACGGCAAAGAGTTGAACGTACCAGGCACCCATGGCTTCCCTCCTACCGTTTACTGTAACGGAGAAGAAGTAGATCTAGATTCACCACTCCATGAAGGTGACGATATTGAAATCATACCGGGAGAAGATGGCATCGACGCGACTGTGACAGTCGAGGATATTATTGTGACACCCGAGCCTTTAGAAGTATTCGTAAACGAAAATTCCTTCTCGTTTCCGCCCAAAATTATTGTAAACGGACAAGCGGTGCATAAAGATCGGTTACTAGAGGATAGAGATAAAGTAACCGTCACTCTTCCTACAACGGTACAGGAGCTATTCGAAGAGTTAGATCTTGACGTGAACATGTTCCGCTCTAAGATCATTCACTACTTGTTGAATGAAGAAGAAAAACGTCTAGAGTTTAAACAAGCCGATATTTTCTTAAACGGTCAAATCGCTTCGTTAAGATCTCCAGTGCAGTCTTTAGACCGTATTCAAATACAAGAAACGGGTCCCGCTGTTATACGCATTAAAGATATCGTACCTGAGGGATGGGATAATCCAAATCAAGTGCGAGTCGTATTCAATGATCACAAAGTCATTATGGATGAAACACCATACACCGCTTTCAAAAATGGGGTGGCAACCACCCTTGAAGAAGTACTTGAAGATGGGGATAATATTGAATTCAAAGAGAAGAAAGATACGACCTTACTATTCAATGATATCTTCCGTTATGTTGATTTTGACCCACAACAAGCCGATAAGAGCAAACGGATGATTATCACGGTAAACGGTGAAGTGGCTAGCTTTGATACCCCGATCCGAGACGGTGACCACTTAAAAATTGAATGGCACTAA